A single Pedobacter sp. PACM 27299 DNA region contains:
- a CDS encoding IS1096 element passenger TnpR family protein, with product MAIYRFRISFEDFDEVVREIDIKPNQTFEDLHRAIHRSTGYSAEKSSSFYVSTDHWIKGDEIAYLPNQRKADRGVTLMEKAKLSSFIEDPHQKFYYIYNFDRPFDFHVELIKIILETDPNLEYPVLVKSVGEAPKIIDKDNFNAVAVSSNEASTEFDFLNELDFVPGDTEELAAMDGRGINTEEKTIDDDADEDSADADEYGSDEDNYEDDEYGGKDDDY from the coding sequence CGATGAGGTAGTTAGGGAAATCGATATCAAACCAAACCAGACATTTGAAGATTTACATCGTGCGATACATCGCTCAACAGGATATTCTGCTGAAAAATCCTCTTCTTTTTATGTGAGTACCGATCATTGGATCAAAGGAGACGAAATTGCCTACCTGCCAAATCAACGTAAAGCAGATAGAGGGGTAACTTTAATGGAAAAAGCTAAACTGAGCAGCTTCATAGAAGATCCACATCAGAAATTCTATTATATCTACAATTTCGATCGTCCGTTTGATTTTCATGTAGAACTGATCAAGATCATTCTGGAAACTGATCCGAACCTCGAGTACCCTGTATTGGTTAAAAGTGTTGGAGAAGCGCCTAAAATCATCGACAAAGACAACTTCAATGCCGTTGCAGTATCCTCAAATGAGGCATCTACTGAATTTGACTTCTTGAATGAGCTGGATTTTGTTCCTGGTGATACGGAAGAATTGGCAGCAATGGACGGAAGAGGTATCAATACGGAAGAAAAAACAATTGACGACGATGCCGATGAAGATTCAGCGGATGCTGATGAGTATGGCAGCGACGAAGACAACTACGAAGATGATGAGTACGGTGGTAAAGACGACGATTACTAG
- the miaA gene encoding tRNA (adenosine(37)-N6)-dimethylallyltransferase MiaA, protein MLLNKTLIVIVGPTGIGKTALAIELARHFSTEIISADSRQFFKEMEIGTAKPSPEELNAAPHHFINSHSIQMLFSTGDFEIQALQLMEDLFKKQDLLIMVGGSGLYIDAVCNGLDDLPDTDLNIREQLKQQLEEEGIESIKQQLKIYDPEYYEKVDQANPQRMVRGLEFFLSTGEKLSSYQTNSKKQRPFNIIKIGLNMNRAALYERINHRVDQMMDAGLLEEVKELQEYRKYNALNTVGYSELFDYLDGHIPLETAVDKIKQNTRRFAKRQLTWFRRDDNTAWFEPNASKAVILHINNVLKS, encoded by the coding sequence ATGTTATTGAATAAAACCTTAATTGTAATTGTTGGTCCTACCGGAATAGGAAAAACGGCACTGGCTATTGAACTGGCCAGACATTTTTCTACAGAGATCATTTCGGCAGATTCCCGTCAGTTCTTTAAGGAGATGGAAATTGGGACTGCAAAACCTTCCCCGGAAGAGTTAAATGCGGCCCCACATCATTTCATTAACTCACACAGTATACAAATGCTATTCAGCACTGGCGACTTTGAAATACAGGCGTTACAGCTGATGGAGGACCTTTTTAAGAAACAGGATCTGCTGATTATGGTTGGCGGATCCGGTTTATACATTGACGCCGTCTGCAATGGCCTCGATGACCTTCCGGATACAGATCTTAATATCCGTGAACAGTTAAAACAACAGCTGGAAGAGGAAGGGATAGAATCCATTAAACAGCAGTTAAAAATCTATGATCCTGAGTATTACGAAAAAGTAGACCAGGCAAATCCGCAAAGAATGGTCAGAGGATTGGAATTCTTCCTTTCTACTGGCGAGAAACTCTCCTCCTACCAAACCAACAGCAAAAAGCAAAGGCCTTTCAATATCATCAAAATAGGGCTTAATATGAACCGTGCAGCATTATATGAGCGCATCAACCATAGAGTAGACCAAATGATGGATGCAGGCTTACTGGAGGAGGTAAAGGAGCTTCAGGAGTACAGAAAGTACAATGCCTTAAATACGGTGGGTTATTCGGAACTATTCGATTATCTGGATGGTCACATTCCCCTGGAGACTGCCGTAGATAAGATCAAACAAAACACACGTCGCTTTGCGAAACGCCAGCTGACCTGGTTTAGAAGGGATGACAACACTGCCTGGTTTGAACCCAATGCCAGCAAAGCCGTCATCCTTCATATCAATAATGTATTAAAATCTTAA
- a CDS encoding DUF3467 domain-containing protein, translated as MEEQQNDNQLSIELSEEIAEGIFSNLAIITHSNTEFVLDFIRVMPGVPKARVKSRIILTPEHAKRLMAAMQDNLEKYETAYGKIKTQDEPPGFPMNFGGPTAQA; from the coding sequence ATGGAAGAACAGCAAAACGACAACCAATTAAGTATTGAACTTTCTGAAGAGATCGCAGAAGGGATTTTTTCGAACCTGGCCATCATCACACATTCCAATACGGAGTTTGTACTGGACTTTATCAGAGTGATGCCTGGGGTGCCTAAGGCAAGAGTGAAATCAAGGATTATCCTGACACCGGAACATGCTAAAAGGCTAATGGCGGCAATGCAAGATAATCTGGAAAAATATGAAACTGCCTATGGCAAAATTAAAACACAAGATGAGCCTCCTGGATTTCCAATGAATTTTGGAGGACCAACAGCCCAGGCTTAA
- the rpoC gene encoding DNA-directed RNA polymerase subunit beta' — MSYKKDNKLKSNFTSITISLASPEAILERSSGEVLKPETINYRTYKPERDGLFCERIFGPVKDYECHCGKYKRIRYKGIVCDRCGVEVTEKKVRRERMGHINLVVPVAHIWYFRSLPNKIGYLLGLPTKRLDLIIYYERYVVIQAGFMAEEGIQYMDFLTEEEYLDILDKLPKENQYLDDKDPNKFIAKMGAEALEDLLKRIDLDTLSYNLRHQAANETSQQRKNEALKRLQVVEAFRGARTRIENNPEWMIIKIVPVIPPELRPLVPLEGGRFATSDLNDLYRRVIIRNNRLKRLIEIKAPEVILRNEKRMLQEAVDSLFDNSRKVNAVKTEGNRALKSLSDILKGKQGRFRQNLLGKRVDYSARSVIVVGPNLKLHECGLPKDMAAELFKPFIIRKMIERGIVKTVKSAKKIVDRKDPLVWDILENVLKGHPVLLNRAPTLHRLGIQSFQPKLVEGKAIQLHPLVCTAFNADFDGDQMAVHLPLGHAAILEAQVLMLAAHNILNPANGTPITVPSQDMVLGLYYITKGRRTDEGRVVNGQDFSFYSPEEVIIAYNEKRIDLHAFIKVKVNVKLEDGTIVNKLLETTVGRVLFNQMVPAEVGYINELLTKKSLRDIIGHVVKITGMSRAARFLDDIKELGFQMAFRGGLSFNLQDVNIPVEKQALLEQASAEVEEVRNNYNMGFITNNERYNQIIDIWTRINNRLTSFVMTQLSSDNQGFNSVYMMLDSGARGSKEQIRQLCGMRGLMAKPQKSGSGGEIIENPILSNFKEGLSVLEYFISTHGARKGLADTALKTADAGYLTRRLHDVAQDMIVNAEDCGTLRGMYTTALKDNEDIVEPLYDRLLGRISLHDVFNPLNGELLVGAGLDIDEDIAKAIEESPLEGVEIRSVLTCENKRGVCALCYGRNLATGKRVQKGEAVGVIAAQSIGEPGTQLTLRTFHVGGTASNIAAESQINAKFDGIIEFENVRTVENDTEEGVKQIVLGRSGEFKIVEPGTNKVIMTNNIPYGSFLYVEDGAKITKGDKICSWDPYNAVIISEFAGKIEFDAIVEGVTFREESDEQTGHREKVIIDTRDKTKNPSVRVVDKKGELIRGYNIPVGAHIAIDEGDAVKTGQILVKIPRATGKTRDITGGLPRVTELFEARNPSNPAVVTEIDGVVTLGGVKRGNREMTIESKDGEVKKYLVPLSKHILVQDNDFVKAGMPLSDGSISPADILAIKGPAAVQEYLVNGIQEVYRLQGVKINDKHFEVIVHQMMQKVHIEDPGDTTFLENNLADRWDFMIENDEIYDKKVVVEAGDSNTVKPGQILSLRKLRDENSQLKRKDLRQIEVRDARPATASSMLQGITRASLGTKSFISAASFQETTKVLNEAAIAGKRDNMLGLKENVIVGHLIPSGTGVRGYERIIVGSQEEYDKLLASKQEEVDA; from the coding sequence ATGTCTTACAAAAAGGATAATAAATTAAAAAGCAATTTCACCTCGATCACCATTAGTTTGGCATCGCCGGAGGCTATTTTAGAGCGCTCTAGTGGGGAGGTGTTAAAACCTGAGACGATCAATTACCGTACTTACAAACCTGAGCGTGATGGTTTGTTCTGTGAGCGTATTTTCGGTCCGGTTAAAGATTACGAATGTCATTGCGGTAAATACAAACGTATCCGTTATAAGGGTATTGTATGTGACCGTTGTGGTGTTGAGGTTACAGAAAAGAAAGTACGTAGAGAGCGTATGGGACACATCAATTTGGTGGTTCCTGTAGCGCATATCTGGTATTTCCGCTCTTTACCAAATAAAATTGGATACCTGTTAGGATTGCCTACAAAGAGATTAGATTTGATCATTTACTACGAGCGTTATGTAGTAATTCAAGCTGGTTTCATGGCAGAAGAAGGTATTCAATATATGGATTTCTTAACTGAAGAGGAATATCTTGATATTCTTGATAAGTTGCCAAAAGAAAACCAATATTTAGACGATAAAGACCCTAATAAATTCATCGCCAAAATGGGTGCTGAAGCATTAGAAGACTTATTGAAACGTATTGATTTAGATACTTTATCTTATAACTTACGCCACCAGGCTGCAAACGAGACTTCTCAGCAACGTAAAAACGAAGCTTTGAAACGTTTACAGGTAGTGGAAGCTTTCCGTGGTGCAAGAACCCGTATTGAGAATAATCCAGAGTGGATGATCATCAAGATTGTTCCTGTTATTCCACCGGAATTACGTCCTTTAGTACCGTTGGAAGGTGGTCGTTTTGCGACTTCAGATTTAAATGATCTATACCGTCGTGTGATTATCCGTAACAATCGTTTGAAACGTTTAATCGAGATCAAAGCGCCAGAAGTAATTTTACGTAATGAAAAACGTATGTTGCAGGAAGCGGTTGATTCGTTATTTGATAACTCACGTAAAGTAAATGCAGTTAAGACTGAAGGTAACCGTGCTTTAAAATCTCTTTCAGACATCCTGAAAGGTAAACAAGGTCGTTTCCGTCAGAATTTATTAGGTAAACGTGTGGATTATTCTGCTCGTTCTGTAATTGTTGTAGGTCCAAACCTTAAATTACATGAATGCGGTTTACCTAAAGATATGGCTGCTGAGCTATTCAAACCGTTTATCATTCGCAAGATGATAGAAAGAGGTATCGTTAAAACAGTAAAATCTGCAAAGAAAATTGTAGACAGAAAAGACCCGTTAGTTTGGGATATTCTGGAGAATGTTTTAAAAGGTCACCCGGTATTACTGAATCGTGCACCAACACTACACAGATTGGGTATCCAGTCTTTCCAACCTAAACTGGTGGAAGGTAAAGCAATCCAATTACACCCATTAGTATGTACCGCATTTAACGCGGATTTTGACGGTGACCAGATGGCAGTACACTTGCCATTAGGACACGCCGCAATCTTAGAAGCACAAGTATTAATGCTTGCTGCCCACAACATTCTAAACCCTGCAAACGGAACTCCAATTACTGTACCTTCACAGGATATGGTCTTGGGTCTTTACTATATCACTAAAGGCCGTAGAACAGACGAAGGACGTGTAGTTAACGGACAAGATTTCTCATTCTATTCTCCTGAAGAAGTAATCATTGCTTACAATGAGAAGAGAATTGATCTTCACGCGTTTATCAAAGTGAAGGTAAATGTGAAATTGGAAGATGGAACAATCGTTAATAAATTGTTGGAAACAACTGTAGGTCGTGTACTATTTAATCAAATGGTTCCGGCAGAAGTTGGTTACATCAATGAACTATTGACTAAGAAATCTCTTAGAGATATCATTGGTCACGTAGTGAAAATTACCGGTATGTCCCGCGCAGCAAGATTCCTAGATGATATCAAAGAATTAGGTTTCCAAATGGCATTCAGAGGAGGTTTATCATTTAATTTACAAGATGTAAACATTCCTGTTGAGAAACAAGCGCTATTGGAACAAGCTTCTGCTGAAGTTGAAGAAGTAAGGAATAACTATAACATGGGATTCATTACCAACAACGAGCGTTACAACCAAATTATTGATATTTGGACTCGTATCAATAACCGTTTAACATCATTCGTGATGACTCAGTTATCGAGCGATAACCAAGGTTTCAACTCAGTTTATATGATGTTGGACTCTGGAGCCCGTGGTTCGAAAGAGCAGATTCGTCAGCTATGCGGTATGCGTGGTTTGATGGCTAAGCCTCAGAAATCAGGTTCAGGTGGTGAGATTATTGAAAATCCGATTCTATCTAACTTTAAGGAAGGTTTATCGGTATTAGAATACTTTATCTCTACTCACGGTGCGCGTAAAGGTCTTGCGGATACGGCGTTAAAAACGGCGGATGCGGGTTACTTGACACGTCGTTTACATGATGTAGCACAGGATATGATCGTTAATGCAGAAGATTGCGGTACTTTAAGAGGTATGTACACTACTGCATTGAAAGATAATGAAGACATCGTTGAGCCATTGTACGACAGATTATTGGGTCGTATCTCTCTGCATGATGTATTCAATCCTTTGAATGGTGAATTATTAGTAGGTGCGGGCCTTGATATTGATGAAGATATTGCGAAAGCGATTGAAGAATCACCATTAGAAGGTGTTGAAATTCGTTCGGTATTAACCTGCGAAAATAAACGCGGAGTATGTGCGCTTTGTTACGGTCGTAACTTAGCAACTGGTAAACGTGTTCAAAAAGGTGAAGCTGTCGGTGTAATTGCTGCACAGTCCATTGGTGAGCCGGGTACACAGTTAACACTTCGTACGTTCCACGTTGGGGGTACTGCATCGAACATCGCTGCAGAGTCTCAAATCAATGCTAAATTTGATGGTATCATTGAGTTTGAAAATGTTCGTACAGTAGAGAATGATACTGAAGAAGGCGTGAAACAAATTGTTTTAGGTCGTTCAGGAGAGTTCAAAATTGTGGAGCCTGGTACAAACAAAGTGATCATGACCAATAACATTCCTTACGGTTCATTCTTATATGTTGAGGATGGGGCTAAAATCACTAAGGGTGATAAGATTTGTTCATGGGATCCATACAACGCGGTAATTATCTCTGAGTTCGCTGGTAAAATCGAATTTGATGCGATCGTTGAAGGTGTAACCTTCCGTGAAGAGTCGGACGAGCAAACTGGTCACCGTGAGAAAGTAATTATCGATACACGTGATAAAACTAAAAACCCTTCTGTACGGGTTGTGGATAAAAAAGGTGAATTGATCAGAGGATATAACATCCCTGTTGGAGCCCACATCGCTATCGATGAAGGTGACGCAGTTAAAACTGGTCAGATCCTGGTTAAGATTCCTCGTGCAACTGGTAAAACTAGAGATATCACAGGTGGTTTACCACGTGTAACGGAGCTTTTCGAAGCACGTAACCCTTCAAACCCTGCTGTAGTAACAGAGATTGATGGTGTGGTAACCTTAGGTGGCGTTAAACGTGGTAACCGCGAAATGACGATTGAATCTAAAGACGGCGAAGTTAAAAAATACCTTGTTCCATTGTCTAAACACATCCTTGTTCAGGATAATGATTTTGTGAAAGCAGGTATGCCTCTGTCTGATGGTTCTATCTCTCCAGCGGATATCTTAGCGATTAAAGGTCCAGCTGCTGTACAAGAATATCTAGTGAATGGTATTCAAGAGGTTTACCGTTTACAAGGTGTGAAAATCAATGATAAACACTTTGAGGTGATTGTACACCAGATGATGCAAAAAGTTCATATTGAAGATCCAGGAGATACCACTTTCTTAGAGAATAATCTTGCAGATCGTTGGGACTTCATGATTGAGAATGACGAGATTTATGACAAGAAAGTTGTTGTAGAAGCTGGTGATTCTAACACTGTGAAACCAGGACAAATCCTTTCTCTACGTAAATTAAGAGACGAAAATTCTCAATTGAAACGTAAAGATTTGAGACAAATTGAAGTTCGTGATGCAAGACCTGCAACTGCGAGTTCAATGTTACAGGGGATCACACGTGCTTCATTAGGAACGAAATCGTTCATCTCTGCAGCATCCTTCCAGGAGACTACAAAAGTGTTAAACGAGGCAGCAATTGCTGGTAAACGTGATAACATGCTTGGATTAAAAGAAAACGTAATTGTTGGACACTTAATTCCTTCAGGTACAGGTGTACGTGGATATGAGCGTATCATTGTAGGTTCTCAAGAAGAATACGATAAATTATTAGCTTCGAAACAAGAAGAAGTAGATGCTTAA
- the rpoB gene encoding DNA-directed RNA polymerase subunit beta, protein MANKVDQRVNFARSKHIIDYPDFLDVQLQSFREFFQIETTSDNRHTEGLFKVFAENFPITDSRNIFVLEFLDYFIDPPRYDIPECIDRGLTYSVPLKAKLKLSCNDAEHEDFETIIQDVYLGTIPYMTPKGTFVINGAERVIVSQLHRSPGVFFGQSRHTNGTKLYSARVIPFKGSWIEFATDVNNVMYAYIDRKKKFPVTTLLRAIGYDSDKDILELFDLADEVKVSKSGLKKYIGRKLAARVLRKWVEDFVDEDTGEVVSIDRNEVILDRDTVLEDEHIDMIIDAGVKTIILSKDDGASQADYTIIYNTLQKDTSNSEKEAVENIYRALRNAEPPDEETARGIIERLFFSDKRYDLGDVGRYRINRKLKMDTPDHVKVLTKADIIAIVKYLIKLINSKEEVDDIDHLSNRRVRTVGEQLYAQFGVGLARMARTIRERMNIRDNEVFTPTDLINARTLSSVINSFFGTNQLSQFMDQTNPLAEITHKRRLSALGPGGLSRERAGFEVRDVHYTHYGRLCTIETPEGPNIGLISSLCVHAKINNLGFIETPYKKVKDGIVQVDEDVIYLSAEDEDGKTIAQANAAYDDQGNFTTARVKARYEGDFPVIEPEKLDLMDVAPNQITSIAASLIPFLEHDDANRALMGSNMQRQAVPLLRPEAPIVGTGLEGRVARDSRTLINAEGEGVVEYVDSNEITIKYVRNDADRLVSFEGDSKTYKLIKFKKTNQNTCINLKPIVKKGQKVVKGQVLCEGYATENGELALGRNLKVAFMPWQGYNFEDAIVISERIVREDIFTSLHIEEFELEVRDTKRGEEELTPDIPNVSEEATKDLDENGIIRVGAEVKEGDILIGKITPKGESDPSPEEKLLRAIFGDKAGDVKDASLKTPPSIKGVVIDTKLFSRAKKTTKAEEKAAIEKLDKRYDLATTNLKNELVDKLFQIVNGKTSQGVFNVYKELLFPKGAKFTQKSLADLEYAHINPYKWTTDEEKNDQIKLLLHNYGIRVNEELGAYKRDKFAISVGDELPSGIVQMAKVYVAKKRKLKVGDKMAGRHGNKGIVARIVRDEDMPFLEDGTPVDIVLNPLGVPSRMNLGQIYETVLAWAGKELGVKFATPIFDGAKHDEVEDWIAKAGVPASGRTYLHNGLTGEKFDQPTTVGIIYMLKLGHMVDDKMHARSIGPYSLITQQPLGGKAQFGGQRFGEMEVWALEAFGAANILQEILTVKSDDVIGRAKTYEAIVKGENLPTPGVPESFNVLVHELRGLGLDITLD, encoded by the coding sequence TTGGCAAATAAAGTCGACCAAAGAGTAAATTTTGCACGTAGTAAGCACATCATAGATTACCCGGATTTTCTAGATGTACAGTTGCAATCATTCAGAGAATTTTTTCAGATCGAGACCACTTCAGATAACCGTCATACAGAAGGTTTGTTTAAGGTGTTTGCTGAAAACTTCCCAATCACAGATTCTAGAAATATCTTTGTTTTAGAATTCCTAGATTATTTTATTGATCCACCGCGTTACGATATACCTGAGTGTATTGACCGTGGGTTAACGTATAGTGTTCCATTAAAAGCGAAGCTGAAACTTTCTTGTAATGATGCAGAACACGAAGATTTTGAAACCATCATTCAAGATGTGTACCTGGGAACTATTCCATATATGACCCCTAAAGGTACCTTCGTAATCAACGGTGCAGAGCGCGTAATTGTTTCGCAATTACACAGGTCGCCAGGTGTATTCTTCGGCCAGAGCCGTCACACAAATGGTACTAAGCTTTATTCTGCACGTGTGATTCCTTTCAAAGGATCATGGATCGAGTTTGCTACTGACGTGAACAACGTAATGTATGCTTACATCGACCGTAAGAAAAAATTCCCGGTAACTACGTTATTACGTGCTATCGGTTACGATTCTGATAAAGACATCCTTGAATTATTTGATCTTGCTGATGAAGTAAAAGTTAGCAAGTCAGGTTTAAAGAAGTACATCGGACGTAAACTTGCAGCAAGAGTGCTAAGAAAATGGGTTGAAGATTTTGTGGATGAAGATACTGGTGAAGTAGTTTCCATTGATCGTAACGAAGTAATCTTAGACAGAGATACTGTTTTAGAAGATGAGCACATTGATATGATCATTGATGCAGGTGTTAAAACGATCATCTTATCTAAAGATGATGGTGCCAGCCAAGCTGATTATACCATTATCTATAATACTTTACAAAAAGATACTTCAAACTCTGAAAAAGAGGCTGTTGAAAACATCTATCGTGCTTTGCGTAATGCAGAACCACCTGATGAGGAAACTGCAAGAGGTATCATTGAGCGTTTGTTCTTCTCGGATAAACGTTATGACTTAGGAGATGTAGGTAGATACCGCATCAACCGTAAGTTGAAAATGGATACTCCTGATCACGTTAAAGTATTGACAAAAGCGGATATTATTGCGATTGTTAAATACTTGATCAAACTGATCAACTCTAAAGAAGAAGTGGATGATATTGATCACTTGTCGAATCGTCGTGTTCGTACAGTAGGTGAGCAATTATACGCTCAATTTGGTGTTGGTTTAGCTCGTATGGCTCGTACCATTCGTGAGCGTATGAACATTCGTGATAACGAGGTGTTTACTCCAACAGACTTAATTAATGCCCGTACTTTATCGTCGGTTATTAATTCATTCTTTGGTACTAACCAGTTGTCGCAGTTCATGGACCAGACGAATCCTCTGGCAGAGATCACGCACAAGCGTCGTCTTTCAGCCCTAGGCCCAGGTGGTCTTTCACGTGAACGTGCCGGTTTCGAGGTGCGTGACGTTCACTATACTCACTACGGTCGTCTTTGTACGATTGAAACTCCGGAGGGTCCAAACATTGGTTTGATCTCTTCTCTTTGCGTTCACGCGAAGATCAATAACTTAGGTTTCATTGAAACTCCATACAAAAAAGTTAAAGACGGAATTGTTCAGGTAGATGAGGATGTGATTTACCTGTCTGCAGAAGATGAAGATGGTAAAACTATTGCACAAGCGAATGCTGCTTATGATGATCAAGGTAATTTCACCACTGCACGTGTTAAAGCACGTTACGAGGGTGACTTCCCGGTTATTGAGCCTGAGAAATTAGACTTAATGGACGTAGCTCCTAATCAGATTACATCAATCGCTGCTTCGTTGATTCCATTCCTTGAGCATGATGATGCGAACAGGGCCTTGATGGGATCCAACATGCAACGTCAGGCCGTACCATTGTTACGTCCTGAAGCACCAATCGTTGGTACAGGTTTAGAAGGTCGCGTAGCCCGCGATTCAAGAACACTGATCAATGCTGAAGGTGAAGGTGTAGTAGAATATGTGGATTCAAATGAGATTACCATTAAGTATGTTAGAAACGATGCAGATCGTTTGGTTTCATTCGAAGGTGATAGCAAAACATATAAATTAATCAAATTCAAGAAAACCAATCAGAATACTTGTATCAACTTGAAACCAATCGTTAAGAAAGGTCAGAAAGTAGTAAAAGGACAAGTACTTTGTGAAGGGTATGCTACTGAAAATGGTGAATTGGCATTAGGAAGAAACTTAAAAGTTGCTTTCATGCCTTGGCAAGGATACAACTTTGAGGATGCGATCGTAATTAGCGAACGTATTGTTCGTGAAGATATCTTTACTTCATTACACATTGAAGAGTTTGAATTAGAAGTGCGTGATACGAAACGTGGAGAAGAGGAATTAACACCAGATATCCCTAACGTTTCTGAAGAAGCTACTAAAGATTTAGATGAAAACGGTATCATCCGTGTAGGTGCTGAAGTCAAAGAAGGAGACATCCTGATTGGTAAGATCACTCCTAAGGGAGAATCTGATCCTTCGCCGGAAGAGAAATTACTACGTGCAATCTTTGGTGATAAAGCAGGTGATGTGAAAGATGCATCCTTGAAAACTCCACCATCGATTAAAGGTGTGGTAATTGATACTAAGTTATTCTCAAGAGCTAAGAAAACGACTAAAGCTGAAGAAAAAGCAGCGATAGAGAAATTAGATAAGAGATATGACCTTGCAACAACTAATCTGAAAAATGAGCTTGTAGATAAATTGTTCCAGATTGTAAACGGTAAAACATCTCAAGGTGTATTCAATGTTTACAAGGAATTATTATTCCCTAAAGGTGCTAAGTTTACGCAGAAAAGTCTTGCTGATCTGGAATATGCTCACATCAACCCATACAAATGGACTACTGATGAAGAGAAGAATGACCAGATTAAATTGCTATTGCACAACTATGGTATTCGTGTGAACGAAGAACTAGGTGCTTACAAACGTGATAAATTCGCCATCAGTGTTGGTGATGAATTGCCATCAGGTATTGTACAAATGGCTAAGGTTTATGTAGCTAAAAAACGTAAATTAAAAGTAGGTGATAAGATGGCTGGTCGTCACGGTAATAAGGGTATTGTAGCCCGTATCGTTCGTGATGAAGATATGCCATTCTTAGAAGATGGAACACCTGTTGATATCGTGTTGAACCCACTGGGTGTACCTTCACGTATGAACTTGGGCCAGATCTATGAAACTGTATTGGCATGGGCCGGTAAAGAACTGGGTGTGAAATTTGCCACTCCAATCTTTGATGGTGCTAAACATGACGAGGTAGAAGACTGGATCGCTAAAGCTGGTGTACCTGCTTCAGGTAGAACTTACTTGCATAACGGTTTAACGGGTGAGAAATTTGACCAGCCAACAACTGTAGGTATTATCTACATGTTGAAATTAGGGCACATGGTTGATGATAAGATGCACGCTCGTTCAATCGGACCATACTCATTAATTACACAACAGCCATTGGGTGGTAAAGCTCAATTCGGTGGACAGCGTTTTGGTGAGATGGAGGTTTGGGCATTAGAGGCATTCGGTGCGGCTAATATCCTACAAGAGATCTTAACTGTTAAGTCAGATGATGTGATCGGTAGGGCCAAAACTTATGAGGCGATTGTAAAAGGCGAAAACCTTCCTACGCCAGGTGTACCAGAATCATTTAATGTATTGGTACATGAGTTACGCGGATTAGGTTTAGATATTACGTTAGACTAA
- the rplL gene encoding 50S ribosomal protein L7/L12, producing MADLKAFAEQLVNLTVKEVNELAQILKDEYGIEPAAAAVAVAGPAGDAAPAAEEKSTFDVILKEAGGSKLAVVKLVKDLTGLGLKEAKDLVDGAPKELKAGVSKDEAQALKVQLEEAGAVVEIK from the coding sequence ATGGCAGATTTAAAAGCGTTTGCTGAGCAATTGGTAAACTTAACAGTTAAAGAAGTTAACGAATTAGCTCAAATCTTAAAAGACGAGTATGGTATCGAACCAGCTGCTGCTGCAGTTGCTGTTGCAGGTCCTGCTGGTGATGCTGCTCCTGCAGCTGAAGAAAAATCAACTTTTGATGTAATCTTAAAAGAAGCTGGTGGTTCTAAATTAGCAGTTGTGAAATTGGTAAAAGACTTAACTGGTTTAGGTTTGAAAGAAGCTAAAGATTTAGTTGATGGCGCACCAAAAGAATTAAAAGCTGGTGTTTCTAAAGACGAAGCTCAAGCTTTGAAAGTTCAATTAGAAGAAGCTGGAGCTGTAGTTGAGATTAAGTAA
- the rplJ gene encoding 50S ribosomal protein L10, giving the protein MNREEKHVVVSALLEKMQEFGNFYIADTSSLSVEKVNSIRRKCFESGIEMQVAKNTLIKKAIEGLEGDASEIYVALKGQSALLFSTVGNGPAKLIKALRKGSDKPQLKAAYIDSTVFVGDNQLDTLVSLKSREELIGDIIGLLQSPAKNVVSALQSSGNKIAGIVKTLQEREG; this is encoded by the coding sequence ATGAACAGAGAAGAAAAACACGTAGTAGTTTCAGCACTTCTAGAGAAGATGCAGGAATTCGGTAACTTTTATATTGCCGATACATCAAGCTTATCTGTTGAGAAAGTAAACAGCATCCGTCGCAAATGTTTCGAAAGCGGGATTGAAATGCAGGTAGCTAAAAATACTTTGATCAAAAAAGCGATCGAAGGATTAGAAGGCGATGCATCAGAGATCTATGTTGCGCTTAAAGGTCAATCAGCATTATTATTCTCTACAGTAGGTAACGGTCCAGCTAAGCTGATCAAAGCCTTGAGAAAAGGATCTGATAAACCACAACTTAAAGCAGCTTATATCGATTCTACTGTATTCGTTGGCGATAACCAATTAGATACCTTAGTAAGCTTGAAATCAAGAGAAGAGCTTATTGGAGACATCATTGGATTATTACAATCACCAGCTAAAAATGTGGTTTCAGCTTTACAGTCAAGCGGTAACAAAATTGCAGGAATTGTTAAAACTCTTCAAGAGAGAGAAGGTTAA